The sequence ATTTGCGCAACTTGAATTCCGTACGAATGGTCGGCAAAACCGGAAATAACTTTGTGCAGAAAAATAACTTTGTCGCCGTATTCGCGCACATCCACTTTGAAATTTTTTATGCGCGGATAGAGTTCTGCAAGTTCGTTGAGTTCGTGATAGTGAGTTGCAAAGAGCGTTTTAGATTTTACTTTTTCGTGGAGATATTCCGTCAACGCCCACGCAATCGAAACGCCATCAAACGTAGATGTTCCGCGTCCCACTTCATCGAGCAAAATCAAACTGTGCTCAGTTGCCGTGTTTGCAATGTTCGCCGCTTCATGCATTTCGACAAGAAACGTGCTTTCACCGCTCGCAATATTATCCGATGCGCCGACGCGCGTAAAAATTTTATCCACCAAACCAATCGTCGCTTTCGTTGCAGGAACAAAACTTCCGATGTGCGCGAGCAATGTAATCAAACCGATTTGCCGCAAGTAACTCGATTTGCCGCTCATATTCGGTCCCGTGATGATGATGATTTGATTCGTTTCGTTATCTAGAACACAATCGTTCGCGGTGTATCGCTCGCCTGGAGGAAGCAGTTGTTCAATCACTGGATGGCGCCCGTTTTCGATCGTGATGGTTGTCGAATCATTCACATCGGGACAAACATATTCGTTCGTAACAGCAACTTCAGCGAATGATAGCAAGCAATCGAGCAATGCAATGAGTTTTGCGTTGCGTTGAATTGCATCTGCATATTTTGAAATTTCCGTACGCACATCGTTGAAGAGTTTTGTTTCAAGAGCGAGAATTTTTTCTTCCGCGTGTAAAATTTTTTCTTCGTACTCTTTCAATGCCGGCGTGATGAAACGTTCCGCATTCGTCATCGTTTGTTTGCGAATGTAATCCGCCGGGACTTTTTCATTGTGCGTGTGCGTGATTTCGATGTAGTAACCAAACACATTATTGAAACCGACTTTCAGCGAATTGATCCCCGTGCGTTCGCGTTCTGTTCGCTGCAAATTTGCAATCCATTCTTTTCCGGAAAACGTCAGCGAGCGAAGTTCATCGAGTTCGGCATTGAATCCGTTACGAATAATATTTCCGTCAGCGAGATTCAGCGGCGGGTCTTCGGCAATAGCGGAAGAAATAAGTTGCACAATATTTTCCAGCGATTGCAATTGCTCGGAAATTTTTGCAAGCGTTTCTGTTTGTAAACTTTTCGTTTCGCTTTTTATTTGTTGAATGGCATCGAGAACACATTTCAACACAAACACATCACGAGGCGTTGCTCTTCCTGTACAAATTTTTGAAATGAGTCGTTCAACGTCGCCAATGTTAGAAAGAATCGTTGCAAGTTTTTTTCGCAACGTATTTTCTTTTACAAGTTCTGAAACTGCTTGCAATCGTTGTTGAATCGGCTCTAATTTTTTCAACGGACGAACAAGCCACTGTTTCAATAATCTTCCACCCATCGGCGTTTGCGTTTTGTCGAGAACGGAAAGAAGCGTTGTATCTTCTGCGTCGTGCGTTAAAGGAACAATGAGTTCGAGATTGCGGATGGTTGATGCGGGAAGCGAAATTGTATCGTCAATATTGAGCGGAACAATTTTGCGAAGATGCGAAAGATTTCCTTTTTGTGTTTCGTTCAAGTAATGAAGAATTGCGCCGCTTGCAATTATTCCATTCGATAAACTTTCAACGCCGAATCCTTTCAACGTTTGCGTTTGAAATTGTGTTGTGAGAAGTTCGTACGCATAATCGAAATTGAAAATCCAATCATCGGTTTTTGTAACAACAGATTTTATTTTTCCTTCGAGCAGTTTTTCGATTGCATCTTTATTAAGTTTTTGAACAAGAATTTCCGACGGAGAAAAAAGTTGCAACTGTTCAATAAGATTGCGCAACGGAAATTCAGCAAGCGAAAACTCCGCCGTAGAAATATCAACAAACGCAACACCAATCGTATCGTTTCCAGTAACAAGCGGCGAAGGAAAATAAGTTGCGGCGAGAAAATTGTTGCGATTTTTTTCCAGCACTTTATCCGAAAAGGCAACACCGGGAGTTAACACTTCAATCACATCGCGTTTCACAATTCCTTTTGCGAACTTTGGATCTTCGAGTTGTTCGCACACAGCAACACGATGTCCCGCTTTCAATAAACGTGGCAAATATGTTTCGAGCGCGTGATGAGGAAAACCGGCGAGAGGAATTTCTCCCGCCGCGCCGTTCTTTCCGCGTTTGGTGAGCGTGATTCCTAAAACTTTTGATGTGAGAATTGCGTCGTCGTCAAACGTTTCAAAAAAATCTCCCATCCGAAAAAGCAAAATCGTGTCGGGATATTTTGCTTTCACTTGCGCGTATTGACGCATCAATGGTGTTGATTGCGAAATCGGATTTGTGATTTGAGATTTGAGATTTGTTGTTTTCAAAGCGGGGCAAATATACGAGTGCGATGGAAGGAAATAAAAAACGCCGAAAGATTTCTCCGTCGGCGTTTAAGAACTATGCTGTTACTGTGTTCGATTTAGTGATGTTCAATTCGATACGGCAAACTCCAAATTTCACTCGTGAATTTTGATGTTCCATCGTCATACAAAGAATTATGCGACATTGCTTCAAACACTGCGTTAAATCTCCCATCACCGTGATGAACTTCAAATACTTTCTCGTACGTGCGTGTATACACTCCACTATTTACTGTTTGGGAAACGAGTGGGATAATTTGTCGCTTATGAAAGTTTGCTCTTCGTCCTCTTCCCACACGCAAGGCAACAATTTCTGTATCAGCAGTAACGCTTTCTATTGTTAATCGCACTGTAACGGTATCATCTTTGTGAGCGTGAGGAATTGTTCCGTTGGGTCCGAAGTAAAACCTATACTCATCCGCCGGACGATTGATGGTGCATGTATCACCGTCCTCTATTTGGACATACAGTTGCGCAATCGAAAACGAATCCTGTGCCATTGATGTTGAACCGGCTCCTACAGTAATTGAGTATGGTTTCCAATTCATTCGCGGAAAACGTTTGCGAGCGATGCGGCGAAATTCAATATCTCGATGCATTGAATGTGTAAACGGCTTTTGCACGGTAACCGTATCGGTATCGTTCCGAATTCCTGTCAGAATAAAATTTCCCGAAATCGTTTTGAAAATATTAAGAATACGTGCGCTGTCTCCCAGCGAATCAACATAATAATTCTTTACTACGTTGGTGATTTGTTTTCTAAATTTCAATGGTTGAATAAACGTTTTATTTCCAAATACAGAAGAGATAGTTTTGGCACTGAAAGGTTCTTCGCTATCATCGCCGGAAACATCATCTAACGCAGCAAAATCGCCGTATTCTTCGTTGTTTGTTGCGATACTTTTAAAATATTCCGAGTCGTATTTGATTTCGTTTTCATCGGAATTAGTCGTGCTGTCATTTCGACAACCGGAAAGAGACGAAAGAATGATTACTGTTATTATTGCAAGTGTGTATTTCATAAAAATTTGTCTTTCTAAGAATTATGTAAAACTTTGACACGGAAAAATATTCCGGGTTTAATTTTCTTTCGAATCATCGCCGGATTATTTCAGTGTTTCTCGGAACAGTAAATGAACATTGGACGGTATTATTGAGTTCCAATGAATTGTATGAAATTGTAATTGTTCGATGTTCTTGTGGAAAATACGTGCGAATCCAATTCGGAAAACGTTTCTCCTTAATAGAAGAAAAGCGCTTCATAGTTTTTTTGAGAAGAATTTCGTTTGCAGAATTCAATTTTTCAAAGCGTACTATAGCCTGCTCGTTATTGTTAAACCAAAATTTTTCTGTGGAATTATTGTGAACGAGCGAAAGCGTAATTTCATCTTGTGTGGTTGATAATGTTACTATATTCGGTTGTGTTCCGCTCAAGTTTTCATCAAAAAATAATTTTAGAATTGTAGGAAAGTCAGCAGAAAAATGCAAAAGCGTTTCTAATGCCTTATCGTGAACAGATGCGATTATCAATCTATTTTCTATTGCATTATATAATTGAAATGAATCGCGTGTGAGTTGAAGTATTCCCGCTGAAATTCCAAATGGTCCGAACAATGTCAGAAGGAGTGAATCATTATTTTTATACTGAAGTTCAAACGAAAGGTTGAATGAATGTTCTTCATTTTCAACCGTCAATATTCCTTCTGCGTTCATAGTAGAAATAGACGGAGACTGTTGTTGAATGGCAGAAATTATTTCTTCAGCAGAGGAACGGTTCGCGATTTCTTCTGTTGTTCTGCACGAGACAAAAAATATCGCGCCGAAGAAAAAAAGAAAATTCAGCAAACGATTAAATAGAAATGTAATCATTTAAAATTTTTCAATCTCTATTATCAATGAGAAATTTTACAGTCCTCCTTTTCGAATTTTGTCTTTCGCTGATTCTCTTGTAGAATCGAGGTCAACGGCTTTTTTCCAATACTCAACTGCTTTTGCCGTGTCATTCAGTTTGAAATAAACATCCCCCATATGTTCGTTCACTTCTGCGCTTGCGTCTCCTACGTTTATAGCGTCTTGAATATATTTTTTCGCTTCGTCAAAATTTCCCAATCGAAAATACACCCATCCCATTGTGTCAAGATACGAGGGATTTTTTGGCTGTTGTTCGAGTGCTTTTTTGGACATTTCCAAAGCGCGTGGTAATTGTTCTCCGCGTACACTTAACGAGTACCCGTAATTGTTTAATAGTAAGTGATTGTTCGCATCAATTTTTAATGCGGTTTCGTACAAGCGGTCGCTGTCATCCCAACGTTTCAATGCGTCGTAAATCAATGCAAGAGTTGATAGCACATTCATTTCTGTTGGACGCAATTGAAGCGCGCGCTCTAATGGGTCAATTGCTTTTTCAAGTTTTCCATCGCGGTAATACGCAATACCGAGAAAAAAATTTATGCGGAAATCATTGGAATTTTTTTTCTGCACCCGTTCTAATGTTTCAGCCATCAACGAAAATTTTTTTTGTTCGGAATAAATCGAAGCAAGGTTTATCCATGCATCTATATTCCAATCTGCCAGTTCGTTCACTTTTTCATAGTTTTCGATTGCGGAAGAAACACTGTCTTGAGAGAGTGCGATTGCAGCAAGATACCAGTAAGAACGCCAATCTTCCGGCTGTTCGTTTTTTAAGTTAAGGAAATAGTTTTGTACGAAATCTATAAGTGTACTATCCTTATGAAGCGCATCAATATATGCTTCACCTATTTTCAACTTTGTTTCAAATGAAACTGAATCCTGTTGAAGTAACGGTTGAATGAGAGAATCCGCTTCAGAATATTGATGAAGCAAGAGCAATATTCGCGCGGCAGCGATTCGAGCATTTTCATTGTCAGTTTCGGCAGCAATTTTTTTATAAAGTTCGCACGCCAGACTTTCTTTTCCGGCAAACTCGTACGCGGATGCAAGCGTTATTTTCAAATCATTATTTGAAGGATCCAATGCTAACATTTCTTTGTATGCGAAAGCGGCATCATCGTATTTCTTTTTTTCGATGGAAAGCATCGCAATACGTTCCCATATTTCCCATTGCGAACCAAATCGTTCAATGATTTTTCTGTAGAGCACGAGTGCAGAATCGGAAGATTGGAACTGAACGGCATTTGCGAGTGAATACCATCCCTGTACATAATCGGAATCGCGCTTGACGATTTCGTGGTACTGCATTATCGCAGAATCAAGGGAAAATTGTGCAAGATAAATTTGAGCAAGATTTTCCCGATAATCCCGATTAGATGTGTCGCGAACAACTGCTTCGTATGCGTTTTGAACCGCAAGTTGTTTCTTATTCAATTGTGCATAATCTCGAGAAAGTGCATAGAAAATCGAAGCATCGTCATCATACTGCAATGCTTCTTGATATTCCAGTGCGGCGCGCGCATAATCTTCTTTTGTATCATAAACTGAACCAGCAATAAAATGTTGAACTGCTAAGTCTTTGTTTTTTATACGAGGTTTTTCTTGTTGCTCATCTGTTGTTTTTTGTGCAGGTGGTTGAGTAGTTTTGCAACCAACAATTATGAAAGAAAATGCAATGAAGCATCGGAAAAGAATTGTCATGAAAGTGTTTTGCTGTGTCATTGGGAACAAATATACTACTTTGAGCAGAGAAGGAAAAGATGAAAGAAAAATTCGTGCGAGATGCGATTGTTCATCCATTCACTGTGAAAACGTATCGTTGCTTTATTTACTTCCAAAAGTTTTAGTAAGAGAGTTTGCTCTTCGTAAGAATTTTTGTAACTTTGTGCCGTTTTTTAGAAGGTATACTATTCATTTTTCAATCCAATTAACTATATGTCAAAAGTTTGCGAAGTTTGTGAAAAACGTCCGATAACTGGCAATAACATTAGCCATGCTCATAATCGTACACGTCGCCGATGGGTTCCCAATTTGCAGAGTGTTCGAGTGAATGTCAACGGGAGCGCTGTTCGAATGCGTGTTTGTACTTCCTGTATAAAACTTGGCAGAATCCAAAAAGCCGCATAACAAATTCTCTTTTCTTCAATTTGGCTTTCGAGGAACGTTGAAAGCCTTTTTGTATTTTAAAAGAAATGAGCATCTCTTTCATAACTTATTACTACAGCGACTGAAATCATTTTGAGTTCAATGATATTCACGTTTGAATCGCTCCTTGTTTTTTTCACTCTTTTGTATTTCGCAGATATATTCTGGTTATGGTTGGGTTTAAGGAAATGTGTGCGCGCTTCTGAAAATAACGCTGTAGATTCACTTCCTTCGGTATCTATTGTTGTCGCGGCAAGAAACGAAGAATCAAATATACTCGCTTGTTTGCATTCGCTTTCGCAAATTATTTACCCACGAGATAAACTGGAAATTATTATTGTAGACGACCGTTCAACTGATTCTACACAAGAGATAATATCGGCGTTTATTAAGAACCATTCTGAGTTCAAAATAGTTAGAATTTGTAGCGAAGGGGATAAAATTCGCGGGAAAGCAAATGCGCTTGCTGTAGCACTCGATAGCGCGCAGGGTGATATTTTTATGTTCACGGATGCCGACTGTTGTGTTACGTCCGAATGGGTTCACGCAACAATCAATGAATTTCAAAACGATGTAGGAATCGTTGGAGGATATACTGTTTTGCGAGTACAATCTACATTCGAAGGAATACAATCGCTCGATTGGATTTTAAATTTTTCCGTTTCGGCAGCAATGGCGGGAAGAAATCTACCAATTACTGTAATAGGCAATAATTTTTCCATTCGGCGAAACGTGTACGAACTTGTTGGCGGCTTTCGTGGTATTCCTTTCAGTGTTACGGAAGATTACGCAATGGTACAAGCAGTTGTTCAGCGTACATCATATCGTGTAAAATTTTTTTTAAGCAAAAACACACTTGTAGAAAGTTATCCGTGCAAAACGTGGCATCAACTCTTTAGTCAAAAACAACGCTGGGCGGTAGGAGCGATGAATATGGTTCCTCATGGTGTTTTTGTTATCGGCATCGGTTATGTTACGCATTTTTTGATGTTGCTCGGGATAATGTTCGCATCACCGATGATTTTGCTATGTACGTTTGCGGTTAAATTACTTTCGGATATTTTTTTCTTATCGAAGCCGCTTTCCGAATTTCGAATTTTTTCCCGATTACAATATCTCTTTCCTTTCGAACTCTACTATATCGTTTATGGATTTCTCTTCCCGTTTCTTGCGGTGTTCACGAAAAACGTTATGTGGAAAGAACGCAAGTTTTGAATTAGCGTTATATTATTCCGAGAACCCCCATCATTCTTCCCGATAATGTTCCGTCGCGACGATACGAATGAAAGAATTCTTTTTGATGAATCGTGCATGCGTTTGAAATTTCAATGTGTTGGAACGGAACGCCGCATTGTAATAATTCATCGCGGGCAAATGATTGCATATCAAGAAGAAATTTATGTTCATTCCTTTTTGTAAGAAATTGTTCTGAAAAATTGGATGCAACATCAGATTCAATTTCATAGCAGCATTTTCCAGCAGATGGTCCGATATAGCAAAAAATATTTTTTTCGTCAATCGAATGTTCATTGAGCAAATGTACAATAGTTGTTCTGAGAATTTCATTCACGCACCCCCGCCATCCCGAATGTACGACAGCAACAATATTTTCTTTGCAGTCAAAGAGAAATATCGGCATACAATCTGCGACGGTAACGCAGAGAAATATATTTTTTTCTTGTGTGTACATCGCGTCAGTTTGTTCATAAATACCGGGTGTTGAAATCTTACGAACGTAATTGCTGTGAATTTGTTTTTGAATGGCAAGTTTTTCAAGCGGAATGTTCAATCGTTCGAAAAAGAGTTCGCGATTGCGTTGAACATTTGTTTCACTATCGCCAACGGAGAAACTTAAGTTCATTCCGTACGGTTCGGGACTTATTCCGTTTTGGCGAGTAGAAAAACCAAATCGAAGTTGGGGGAATTGGGAAAAAAGGCAGGAAGTATGAACGAATGTTCTTGAAAAATTTATATCAAACTCTTGTTGTTCCAAAGATACAATCCTGTCTGTTCATCCAATGTACGAGCGAATTCATTTTCATACCCCAAAGAATCGTCGCGCACTAATTCATCAATGAAAACTTCACAAGCAAAAAGTTTTGTTCCCGGAATCAAATGTCCAGAAAACGTCTTACCTTCAATGTCGGAAAGTACAATATGAGCATGCACAAATGGTTTTTCATCGCGAATGGAAATGTTTCCAAAGCAGGAAAGTATTTCCATCGGTTCGGTGAATGTCAGCGTGAGATATTTTTTTTCGGATTGAGAGTAAAACGCAACGGTAGCAAACGTTGTCGCTCCTAATGCGCTGATTCGACCGATGCGAATGTTTTCTTCGATAGCAATTGTAGTTAATCCATTGTATAAATCGCTTCCGTACGGAAGTGAACCGACAAATGTACGTTTGCAACAAAGTGACGTGCGGATCATCGGTTACAATTTGAATTATTTTTTAATGATATACCATATTCCGTCGTCTTCGTTTTGCTCAAGCGAAATTCGTTTTTCAATTTTTGTTCCGTCGCTACGCGTAATAATACATTTGACGTGTGCATCGCTTTGTCTTCTTGATTCATCGAGGATTTCTATTGTACCGCGGTTTTCTGTAAATGCGTTGATAGAAAATTCCAAACTTGCCCGGAAACCCGCGGGATGATGTTTAATCTCATCTTGTAATTGTGGCGAAAGTAGCTTGAATGCTTCATCGTCTTTTTTTTCAGCAACGAGTTTGAAAAAGCGTTCTACCGTTTCGCTTACTTCTGTTGTGGAATCGCATCCGACGAAATTGGCAATGAAGAAGGATGTGAATAAAAAAAATGAAAATCGTATTGTGAATAATTGCGTTAGCATACCACGCTCCGTTCAATTGTGAAGAATTAAATTTTTAACGTGGGTAAAAATACAAAAAAGAGGAGTGTTTGCAATACGCAAAGGAAAAAATATTTTTTATTAATAATTCATACAAAGGAAAGCGAATTAGTATATTCTCAAAATTTTTTTAGATATGATTGTAATGAAATTCGGTGGAACGTCTGTGCAAGACGCAGAAGCAATGCACAACGTTGCTTCAATTGTTAAAAACCATCTTGAACGGAATCCGTTTATCGTTATTTCTGCAATAGCCACAGGAACAAATCTTCTCGATGCTATCGGAAAGTCAGCATCTAAAGGAAATAAAGAAGAATCGTTGCAGCATCTTGCTGCGTTTATCGGAAAACACATACGAATTGCAGAAGAAGGAATTACCAATCCGAATCGTCTTGATGCTATTTTCTCAAAGATTTTTCTTGTTAGAAAAGAACTGGAGCGACTTGCAGAAGGTATTTTTTTACTGCGTGAACTATCTCCACGCTCCAGCGATGCGCTTGCTCAATACGGAGAATTTCTTTCTTCGCTGTGTGTCAGCGAAATTTTTACTGAAAGCGGTATATCGAATGAATGGCTTGATGCTCGTACATTTATGATTACGGATGATAATTTTACTGCTGCTTCTCCGCGTACTGAAATTGTTGAACAAAAATTGCGGGAATTGTATTCCAGAAAAAATAACGACACGATTTTCGTTACACAAGGATTTATCGGCGCGACGGAAAGCAGAATTTCTACGACGATGGGGAGAGAAAGTTCGGATTTTACTGCTTCAATTATTGGCGCAGCGCTTAACGCGGAAGAAATACAGATTTGGACAGATGTAGATGGAATTTATACTGCAGATCCGCGTATCGTATCAACGTCAAGAAGAATTCCTCAATTATCGTACACAGAAGCGTTGGAATTATGCGATAGAGGTGCAAAAGTGCTTCATCCCAAAACAATGGTTCCGGCAATGAACAAAAATATTCCGGTAAGAATACGAAATTCAAAAAACGTTATAGTCGAAGGTTCCATTGTATCAATGTATGAAAGTACTTATAACGAACCTGTTGCGCTTTCAATGATGAAACATATTTCGCTCGTGTTTCTTACTCCAACGAAGAAATTGCGTTATGTAGTGATTTCTGAAATGCTCAATGAAATACTAACGAAAAATAAAACAATACCGTTGGTTCATAACTCCACAGAACGAAGTGTAGCGTTTGTGTTTGATAACAATGCTCCACTGGATTCACTGCTCGAAGATTTTTCCGATGTCGGAATTGTTAAGTGTTTGAAGGAAAAATCTCTTATTTCACTTGTAGGAAATCGCATCGGAGAGCATACATCCACATTTATGAAATTTCTGCAAGTACTTTTGTCCCGAAGAATGTATTATTGTATCAGTAATCCGTCGGGTTTAAGTATTGCCTCAGTTGTAGATGATGAAATTGCAGAAACGTCATTCAGAGAATTGCACAAAATATTTTTTGAATAAGAAAGAAAGTCCATAATGGTTCAAACAAAAAAACCCGATTCATCATCGGGTTTTTTACTTTTATTCTTCTTCGCCGGTTTCCTTTGCTTCAAACTCTACCCAATCCATTGTTAAGTAATGGTTTTCTCCAATGTATTTCAGTATCAAGAGAAATTTATCGGGAGCAACATAACCGGGAACTGCCGTAATGACTTCTCCATTCGGAAGGAAGAAAATCGTAGAAGGGTAACCATCTACTCCGAGTTCTTGTGCAAGCATTGTTTCGGTCAAAGATAGTTCGTTGTATGCAACTTCGTTATTTGATTCGGCATTGAGTTTAACGAGCACAAAAAATTTATTAAGCAGTGCTTTCACTTCGTTTTGCGCATATATATCTTTGTCCATTCGTTTGCACCACGCGCACCAATCGGTGTACACATCCATCAGAATTTTTTTATTTTCTTTTGTTGCCGTTTCCAATCCATCATTGAAAGGATACCAACGCGTGTCTTGTGAAAATGTAATAGCA comes from Ignavibacteria bacterium and encodes:
- a CDS encoding DNA-binding protein — encoded protein: MIRTSLCCKRTFVGSLPYGSDLYNGLTTIAIEENIRIGRISALGATTFATVAFYSQSEKKYLTLTFTEPMEILSCFGNISIRDEKPFVHAHIVLSDIEGKTFSGHLIPGTKLFACEVFIDELVRDDSLGYENEFARTLDEQTGLYLWNNKSLI
- a CDS encoding DUF255 domain-containing protein, which codes for MFFQLFFLFIFSSAITFSQDTRWYPFNDGLETATKENKKILMDVYTDWCAWCKRMDKDIYAQNEVKALLNKFFVLVKLNAESNNEVAYNELSLTETMLAQELGVDGYPSTIFFLPNGEVITAVPGYVAPDKFLLILKYIGENHYLTMDWVEFEAKETGEEE
- the rpmB gene encoding 50S ribosomal protein L28; translated protein: MSKVCEVCEKRPITGNNISHAHNRTRRRWVPNLQSVRVNVNGSAVRMRVCTSCIKLGRIQKAA
- a CDS encoding tetratricopeptide repeat protein, which encodes MDEQSHLARIFLSSFPSLLKVVYLFPMTQQNTFMTILFRCFIAFSFIIVGCKTTQPPAQKTTDEQQEKPRIKNKDLAVQHFIAGSVYDTKEDYARAALEYQEALQYDDDASIFYALSRDYAQLNKKQLAVQNAYEAVVRDTSNRDYRENLAQIYLAQFSLDSAIMQYHEIVKRDSDYVQGWYSLANAVQFQSSDSALVLYRKIIERFGSQWEIWERIAMLSIEKKKYDDAAFAYKEMLALDPSNNDLKITLASAYEFAGKESLACELYKKIAAETDNENARIAAARILLLLHQYSEADSLIQPLLQQDSVSFETKLKIGEAYIDALHKDSTLIDFVQNYFLNLKNEQPEDWRSYWYLAAIALSQDSVSSAIENYEKVNELADWNIDAWINLASIYSEQKKFSLMAETLERVQKKNSNDFRINFFLGIAYYRDGKLEKAIDPLERALQLRPTEMNVLSTLALIYDALKRWDDSDRLYETALKIDANNHLLLNNYGYSLSVRGEQLPRALEMSKKALEQQPKNPSYLDTMGWVYFRLGNFDEAKKYIQDAINVGDASAEVNEHMGDVYFKLNDTAKAVEYWKKAVDLDSTRESAKDKIRKGGL
- the mutS gene encoding DNA mismatch repair protein MutS, which encodes MRQYAQVKAKYPDTILLFRMGDFFETFDDDAILTSKVLGITLTKRGKNGAAGEIPLAGFPHHALETYLPRLLKAGHRVAVCEQLEDPKFAKGIVKRDVIEVLTPGVAFSDKVLEKNRNNFLAATYFPSPLVTGNDTIGVAFVDISTAEFSLAEFPLRNLIEQLQLFSPSEILVQKLNKDAIEKLLEGKIKSVVTKTDDWIFNFDYAYELLTTQFQTQTLKGFGVESLSNGIIASGAILHYLNETQKGNLSHLRKIVPLNIDDTISLPASTIRNLELIVPLTHDAEDTTLLSVLDKTQTPMGGRLLKQWLVRPLKKLEPIQQRLQAVSELVKENTLRKKLATILSNIGDVERLISKICTGRATPRDVFVLKCVLDAIQQIKSETKSLQTETLAKISEQLQSLENIVQLISSAIAEDPPLNLADGNIIRNGFNAELDELRSLTFSGKEWIANLQRTERERTGINSLKVGFNNVFGYYIEITHTHNEKVPADYIRKQTMTNAERFITPALKEYEEKILHAEEKILALETKLFNDVRTEISKYADAIQRNAKLIALLDCLLSFAEVAVTNEYVCPDVNDSTTITIENGRHPVIEQLLPPGERYTANDCVLDNETNQIIIITGPNMSGKSSYLRQIGLITLLAHIGSFVPATKATIGLVDKIFTRVGASDNIASGESTFLVEMHEAANIANTATEHSLILLDEVGRGTSTFDGVSIAWALTEYLHEKVKSKTLFATHYHELNELAELYPRIKNFKVDVREYGDKVIFLHKVISGFADHSYGIQVAQMAGLPAEVTERAKRILSNLESSELKVHDERAESVERRAKRKIVPEMQMALFELKDDKLRDELRNIEIEKLTPIDAMNKLAELRKRVSEP
- a CDS encoding DUF4292 domain-containing protein: MITFLFNRLLNFLFFFGAIFFVSCRTTEEIANRSSAEEIISAIQQQSPSISTMNAEGILTVENEEHSFNLSFELQYKNNDSLLLTLFGPFGISAGILQLTRDSFQLYNAIENRLIIASVHDKALETLLHFSADFPTILKLFFDENLSGTQPNIVTLSTTQDEITLSLVHNNSTEKFWFNNNEQAIVRFEKLNSANEILLKKTMKRFSSIKEKRFPNWIRTYFPQEHRTITISYNSLELNNTVQCSFTVPRNTEIIRR
- a CDS encoding aspartate kinase, with protein sequence MIVMKFGGTSVQDAEAMHNVASIVKNHLERNPFIVISAIATGTNLLDAIGKSASKGNKEESLQHLAAFIGKHIRIAEEGITNPNRLDAIFSKIFLVRKELERLAEGIFLLRELSPRSSDALAQYGEFLSSLCVSEIFTESGISNEWLDARTFMITDDNFTAASPRTEIVEQKLRELYSRKNNDTIFVTQGFIGATESRISTTMGRESSDFTASIIGAALNAEEIQIWTDVDGIYTADPRIVSTSRRIPQLSYTEALELCDRGAKVLHPKTMVPAMNKNIPVRIRNSKNVIVEGSIVSMYESTYNEPVALSMMKHISLVFLTPTKKLRYVVISEMLNEILTKNKTIPLVHNSTERSVAFVFDNNAPLDSLLEDFSDVGIVKCLKEKSLISLVGNRIGEHTSTFMKFLQVLLSRRMYYCISNPSGLSIASVVDDEIAETSFRELHKIFFE
- the pgeF gene encoding peptidoglycan editing factor PgeF, producing MNLSFSVGDSETNVQRNRELFFERLNIPLEKLAIQKQIHSNYVRKISTPGIYEQTDAMYTQEKNIFLCVTVADCMPIFLFDCKENIVAVVHSGWRGCVNEILRTTIVHLLNEHSIDEKNIFCYIGPSAGKCCYEIESDVASNFSEQFLTKRNEHKFLLDMQSFARDELLQCGVPFQHIEISNACTIHQKEFFHSYRRDGTLSGRMMGVLGII
- a CDS encoding glycosyltransferase, with product MIFTFESLLVFFTLLYFADIFWLWLGLRKCVRASENNAVDSLPSVSIVVAARNEESNILACLHSLSQIIYPRDKLEIIIVDDRSTDSTQEIISAFIKNHSEFKIVRICSEGDKIRGKANALAVALDSAQGDIFMFTDADCCVTSEWVHATINEFQNDVGIVGGYTVLRVQSTFEGIQSLDWILNFSVSAAMAGRNLPITVIGNNFSIRRNVYELVGGFRGIPFSVTEDYAMVQAVVQRTSYRVKFFLSKNTLVESYPCKTWHQLFSQKQRWAVGAMNMVPHGVFVIGIGYVTHFLMLLGIMFASPMILLCTFAVKLLSDIFFLSKPLSEFRIFSRLQYLFPFELYYIVYGFLFPFLAVFTKNVMWKERKF